The genomic region AAAGATTTGTCATTTGCACTTGAAGACCAGGAAAGACATGGACAAAAACTGCCTTTAATCGTTCTTCTCGATAACGGTTCAACCGAAGAGGATATTGTGGCACTGATGCAGGCAAAAATCTATGATATTGAAGTTGTCGTAATAGACCACCACTCTCCGGGGGATTTAATTACAAAAGATGAACGTGACGGAGAAATTTACGGAGGAACAGTTGCAGTTGACGAATATGTTGACACCCATGTAAATCCTTATCTTGTCGGCGGAGATTCACAGCTGACTGCAGGATGTCTTGCAACTGAGGTTGCACACATTATAAATCCTGATGTTAAAGACTTGATCAAGCATTTGCCGGCAATTGCGGCTTTAGGTGACCGTGCAGAATGTGGTGAAGTTTATCAGTACCTCCAGATTGCCTCTGAAAAAGGCTTTACAAAAGAACACCTTGCAAAAGTTGCTGAATGCGTTGACTTTGAAGCATACTTCCTAAGATTTATGAATGGAAGAGGAATAATGGATACAATTCTTGCAGTTGACAATATTGACAAGCATAAAAAAATGATTGATGCATTATACAAAGAATATCAGAAAAGAATTGATACCCAGCTTAAAGCGGCTCTTCCGAATATCAAGAAAACTCAGCTTGACAACGGAATTTACTTTAACCTTCTGGATGTTGAAAAATTCGCTCATAAATTTACATTCCCTGCTCCAGGAAAAACCTGCGGATTTGTCCACGATCATGTAATAAAAGAGTTGGGTGAAGACAAGCCGATAGTAACTTTAGGTCATGGTCCGGATTTCGGAGTATTCAGAGCTACTGATGCTGTAAATGAACAGTACGGATTTAATGTAAATGAAATAGTCTCAGCAATGATTGACAGAGTTCCTCAGGCAGGTATTGATGGAGGGGGTCATGAATGCGCCGGTTCCATTAAATACATTGAAGGACTCGGCGAGGAAGTTCTTTATAAGGTTGTAGAAGAAATTCAATCCTTATCAAAAAAATAATCAACAGGTAAAAATGGCTTTGGAAAATTATTGTAAGAACTGCGGTCACAGAATCCATTTCAACGAGCCTTACTGTCCTGAATGCGGATGCAAAACTCCATATTTTAACAATAAGGACACACCGGTATTGGAAATTCCTGTTCATGATATCGGATTTTTCGATTTTGACATTGATTTTTCTCCGTATATCAACAGTTCCAAAAAGGATTTCAAATATGAAATATGCTCCTGCGGATACCTCAATCATGTTGACAATGAATACTGTTACATGTGCGGAGCAAAAAGAAACCACAGCAAACTTGAAAGGATTTTAAAAAATAAAACAAAGCCTAAATTTTCCATGGATACTGTAATGTGTGAATGCGGTGCTCTCAATTCAAGTGAAAACATCTTTTGTGAAATGTGCGGCAAGCAGTTAAAGGGAAGTCCAGTAAATAATGATGAAAATTACAGCAATTTTAATCTGGAATTTGATGATGCAGTATTCTGTTTTTGCGGTGAGGAAAATGAACCATTCTCCCAGTTCTGCAGAAACTGCGGCCTTCCATTAGTAAATTATGGGAGATTAAATGATGTTTTTATACTATGCACATGTTCTACAATAAATGAAATCACCTCCGATTACTGTATCGGATGCGGAAAGAATTTAAACAGGGAGGATTCTGTTGTTTTATGCATTTGCGGTGAAAAAAATCCTAGCGGCACAAAATTCTGCCACAAATGCGAGAGACCTTTAAATCCTCAAAAAACAATTAAAACCAGAATCATCTGTTCCTGTGGTGAAATACTGGATTGGGATGAGGATTACTGTCATAACTGTGGAAAAAATATTAAACGTACATTTATGCGTAAAAATTCGATAAACAATACTGTCAAATCTGTTAAAAGTCTTTTTAGGTAGTGGTTAATTGAAAAGTTGTGATGTTTGCGGCACATTGAATCTTAGAGAGAATAATTATTGTACCCATTGCGGAAATAAGCTGATAGTTGAACATATCTGTCCTAACTGCGGTGCACCTAATCCTGATAATGTTGCCCACTGCGTAAAATGCGGGGAACAGATAAATCCTATTTCTATAGATGATTTTGATATACTTTTCAGCGATTATAATCTTAATCTGTTAGCTAATGCTGAGATAAGTGATTATGAATATCTCGATATGGTTTCAAAGATTTTTAAAAGAGCAGATTATTTTGAAATTTATGGAGATACCATAAAAAACAAGATTCTTAATTTTGCAGGTAATTTCACAGAATGCCGTACAAAATCAAGAGGATATGAGAGAGGCTTTATATTTCTTGGAAACTGCATTTATTATGATGACCGTTTAGATGACTCTGTACAGATATCCACTATAATTCATGAACTTGCACACTATTTCCTCTTCAGCATTGTTGAAAATATTTTATGCCATATATTCAGAGTCAAGCCATCTGTAACGCTTCAAAGCTTTATCTGGTATTTTCTGACTCTTCCTGAATTCAAAGTAATGAATGAATTCTGCGCCCACACTGTGGAAGGCAGATTTGTGCCGTTCGGCTATCAGAATTACGGTTCTTATAATCTGCTTGTTAAAAAACTTGAAATGGATGAAGATTCATTGGAATGGACTGTGATGTTTGGAAATACTTTTGCAAATGAAATCATTGCTTATCTGGAAAAGTATATTGATGAAGATCTGCGCCATGAAATAAAGATGCAATACAGAAAGGATATGGCAGAACCATCATATGAATCTATTCTGACTGAATCAAATGATTATCTCTCATTAAATATTAAAAATAAGACTCTTTTGCGAGTGTTGTATGATGTTTTTTTAGAAGCTTCACAGGATAGTAGGGTGATTGAAGAATTAAAAGGTATAAAAGAAGGAATTGAGTTGAATTAGTCTTTATTCTCTTTGTTTTTTATTTCGTCTCTTTCTTCAATAGTTTTCAAAACGTCTTTTCCGGTGTCAGTTAAGCGGTATAGCCTTCCTTTACGAGCTTCTTCATTAATGCATTCAACAATCTCTTTATTTTTTAATTCAGTTAAGACTTTTGAAATGTGATTTGTCCTAATTCCACTGTCTTCAGCGATGTGAGTTGGTATTTTAACGTCATTCCCTATAGATTTTAATGTTTTTTCTCTATATTTTGAAATTTGAACATATGAAGTTAATTTCAAAAGCTCATCGTTTTCGTTTGACATGATTGAATATTATATCATTAATACTATAAAATGTTTTATAACATTTTATTATATTGATGTGATTATATTATTCACTTGTTTAATTATTGAACGCTTTTTAACTCTTAACAATTAAATTAATATATAACTTGTGTAAAAAAATAATATTATATCCATTTTTAGTTGATATTATGAAATGTGATAATTGCGGATTTGAAAATAAAGATACAGCAAAATTTTGCACAAAATGCGGTGCTTCATTCAGCGAGGTAAAAGTTCCTGAAGAGACAAAAAGTTCCGGCACCAATACTAAATATATTATTGTAGCATTGGTTGTTGTGATAATAATTCTTGTAGGTAGCATTGCTTACTTTGCAGGAACAATGAACTCCGGCACTTCAGATAGCAATAATGCTGTGCAAAACAATGCTTCCCAATCAGTTGAATCAGCTCAGGATGACGGCAGTCAGAAAACCCAGTCTGAAAGTACTTCAACTCAGTCAACCAGTTCATCCAGCAGTGAATCTAAATCCTGGGAGTCCATAGGAAGTTATTCCGGTTCAGGTTCAGGTTCTCAGACTATTTCAGTACCTGCAGGTCAGATAATGGTAAAACTTTCAGCATATCCTATTAAAAATTACGCTACAAACCATTTGTATGTTACCGGTTCCAACGGTCAGTCAGGAGGTGTGGACTGGGGTTCACACAGTGATGTTGAAACAAGATCAGACTCATTCAGTTTTACCTCTTCTTCAACTGAGACATTTACAATTGATTATTATGAGACTGTAAGTTGGGAAGTCGAATTTTACCGTTACCAGTAAAGTGATTCCAAATCACTTTATTTATTTTTTTTTCAACAAATTATTAATATGTAAAATTATAGAATATTTACTATGTTTTTTGATTTAAATATTAAAGGAAGTAGCCTCGAAAACAATATCGACCTGGCTTGTGAGGCATCCGGATACGGGTGGAATCACATTAACTTTTCATATAATCAGGATGATTTCAAACAGGCTTTTGAGTTCAAAGATGAGCTCTCAGAGAAACTGGAAAATACAATCAGCTTTGATTATACTTTAGAAATTAAATCAAACAATGTTTCTGAAATCAGAAAATTATCACGTAAATTCAGAAACAGGGCTTCCTGCATATCTGTTGTAGGCGGGGATTTGAAAGTAAACCGAAACGTGCTTGAAAATATTCAGATTGACGTTTTATCCCGCCCATATCTTAGAAGATACGACAGCGGTCTTAATCATGTTCTTGCTAAAGAAGCAGTAAACAACAATGTTGCAATAGAATTATGCTTTAAGGATGTTTTAAAAAGCTATCTGGCACATCGCTCCAAGATTTTATCTAATTTTAAGGATATTTATGTTTTATACAGGAAATTCAACTTCCCGTTAATTTTATCCAGTCGTGCCGAAAGCATTTTTGACATTAGAACCACAGCTGATTTTACAGCATTCTTTACACAGACCGGACTGACCTCAGATGAAGTATATTCTTCATTTAAAACCGCTCAAAATATTCTTGAATATAATTTGGAGAGAAAAAATTATATTTTAAAGGGAGTTCGGAGGGTCACAGATGAAGCTTAAGGTATTGCCTCCTACACTAAGAAAAAACAACAGGTATCTTACTGTTGATATTAAGATTACTTCTCCGATATCCAAGGATGACCTTGTAGGAATCATCTGGGATGCATGCGTTCGTTTTCAGGGAGAAGCAAACACTGCTAATTTTAATCTTTGGGTTATGAAATTCTATAAGATAGATGAAAACGAGAAATACTATAACTATAAGGCTATCATTCGATGTCAGAGGGATTTTGTTGATGATGTGAGATCTGCACTGGCACTGGCCAACATGTTCAGCGGCAACAGGATTGCAATGACTACCATCGCACTGTCAGGAACCATAAAAGCATCACAGAAATATATTTAATTACTTTTTGTAAGTTTAAAATAGAAAACTTTATAAATAATATATTAATATAAATAACAATTGGATTTATGGAATAAGAATAAAAAAATATTTTAATAAACTACAATGTAGTGATTAAAATTAAAATTGCCTTTTCATGGAGATTTGGTTTTGATTTTGAATTAATATTTTTAGACGTAGTTGAATTAAAATTTTAATATTTATATAAAATTTGTATATACGAGGTATAAATTATGCAACCTTTACAAAATGCTGGATATGATAGAGCTATTACTGTATTTAGCCCAGATGGAAGACTTTTTCAAGTAGAATATGCAAGAGAAGCTGTTAAAAGAGGAACTACCTCAATAGGTGTAAAAAGTTCTGAAGGAATTATTTTAGCTGTAGATAAAAGAACTACTTCAAATTTAGTTGAAGCATCATCTATCGAAAAAATATTCAAAATAGATGAACATATCGGGGCAGCTACTTCAGGTCTTGTTGCAGATGCTAGAGCTTTAGTCGAAAGAGCTAGAGTGGAAGCACAAATCAATAAAATCACTTATAGTGAACCTATCAGGGTAGACAGTTTATCCAAAAAACTATGTGACATGTTACAGTTATATACTCAAAATGGTGGAGTAAGACCATTCGGTTCAGCTTTAATCATAGGTGGAGTTTATGACGGTAAATGCAAACTCTTCGAAACTGACCCTAGTGGTGCATTGATTGAATATAAAGCAACCGCTATCGGTTCAGGCAGAAATGCTGCTATGGATATATTTGAAGAAAAATATCATGATGATTTAACTTTGGATGAAGCTATCGGATTAGCTTTAACTGCTATAAATGATGCAACTGATCATGATACAACTTCAAACAATGTTGAAATAGCTGTCATTAAAAGTGATGATGGAAAATACGTAAAACTTTCTCAGGAAGAAGTACAAAAATTCATTGATGAAGTGCTTGTAGAAGAGGAAGAAGAAGACGAAGAAGAATCTGAAGAAGAATCTGAAGATTCTCAAGAAGAATAATTATTTTAATTACTAGTTAGGGGATATTTCAATGGTAAATGTTGATGAAGCTATAATTGCTAAATATGAATATTGCGGTGAACATTTTGAAATACTGGTTGACCCTGATTTAGCAGCTGATTTTAGAAATCCTGATGGACCTGATGTTGCCATTGAAGATCTTTTAGCTGTTGAAGAAATCTTTAAAGACTCCAAAAAAGGAGACAAAGCTTCTGATGAAGCTATGAATAAAATATTTGAAACTACAGATCCTATTGAAGTTTCTAAGATTATACTCGAAAAGGGAACTGTTCAATTAACTGCTGATCAAAAAAGAAAGATGCAAGAGGATAAAAGAAAACTTGTAATAAATAAAATAGCTAAGGAAGCTATCAATCCTCAAAATGGTCTGCCTCATCCTGTTCAAAGAATTGAAAATGCATGTGATGAAGCTAAAGTTAAATTCGATCCATTCACTTCTGTTGATCAACAAGTTCAATCAGCTTTAAAAGCTATTAAGCCACTTATTCCAATCAGGTTTGAGAAAGTTAAAGTTGCTGTTCGACTCCCTGGATCTGCTGCAGGAAGTGCTTATTCTGTAATTCATGGTTTCGGTGAAATAATTAATGAAGAATGGCAGCAAGACGGCTCCTGGATTGGTATTATTGAAATGCCTGGTGGTCTTCAGAATTCTTTTAGTGCTAAAATGGCTGAAATTTCCGGTGGAGAAGCGGAAACTAGAACCATTAAATAATTAATTATGCTTATGGGATTATTATGATATATGTGGAAGATAAAGATTTAGTCATTCCTGGTCAGATTTTAGCTGATGAGGAATACTATTCAGGAAGAGGTACCTTTAAAGAACATGGTAAAGTATGCTCTTCTTTAATAGGACTTGTTTCTTTAAGGAATAAAAAAATCAGAGTTATTCCTTTAAAAAGCAAATACGTTCCTAAAAAAGGAGATGTTGTAATCGGTAAGATTAATGATGTCAGATTCTCAATGTGGGATGTAGACATTAACTCACCTTACTCCGGTATTTTACCTGCTTTTGAAGTGTTTGGTCGTGAGAAAAAAGAGCTCAACAAAGTTTATGATGTTGGGGATGTTCTATTTTTAAGAGTTGTCGATGTTGATGAAATCAAAAAGGCAAAACTCGGTTTAAAAGGAAGAGGAATGGGTAAATTTAAAGGAGGAATCATTGTAGATATTGCTCCAACTAAAGTTCCTAGATTAATCGGTAAAAAAGGTTCTATGATCAACATGATTAAAGACAAGACAAAATGTAAAATTGTCGTTGGTCAAAACGGTCTCGTCTGGGTAAAAGGAGACGAAGACATGGAACAGCTTACCAAAAATATTATTCATTTAATTGAGGCTGAGGCTCATACTTCTGGTTTAACAAATAAAATTAAAAACAAATTATGCTTAGCTATCGACGGTGAATTGCCACCTGAAGAAGCTCCTGAAGAGGAAGAAGAGTTTGTTTTAGAAAAACCTAAACTTCAAAATTTTAAAGAAGAATTAGAACAGGAAGAAAGAGAAGCTCAACAAAAAGAAGCTGAAGAAAAAGAAGAAAGTGAAGAAACTAAAAAAGAAGATAAGCCAAATATTGCTGAAGTTATTGAAGAATTAAAAAGGAAAAATAATAAGGACAGCACTTTGTCCTATGGTGAAAAGTCAAATAATTCCTTTATTTTGAATAATAGATAATGATTATTAATTCTTCGTATTTTAAATGAGGTAGATATGATGTCTGAAATGATAAGAGGAGACGGTAGGAAATATAATGAATTACGTCCTATCAAAATTGAAGCAGGAGTTCTTGAACGTGCAGATGGTTCTGCTTACTTGGAAGTTGGAGGAAATAAAATTTTAGTCGCTGTATATGGTCCAAGAGAATCATATATCAGAAGATTATTAAAACCTAATACCGGTGTAATAAGATGCAGATACAATATGGCACCGTTCTCAGTAGATGACAGAAAAAGACCAGGTCCTGACAGAAGATCATCTGAAATTTCTAAAATCACCGCTGATGCTTTAAGGCCAGCATTAATGTTAGAGAATTATCCTCGCTCAATGATTGATATTTATATAGAAGTAATTGAAGCTGAAGGAGGAACCCGTTGTGCAGGAATCACAGCTGCTGCTGTTGCATTGGTTGATGCAGGAATTCCTATGAAAGATATTGTTGTAGGATGTGCTGCAGGTAAAGTAAACGATGAAGTAGTACTTGATTTATCTGAAATTGAAGATAAAGAAGGTCAGGCTGATGTTCCAATAGCTATGATGCCAAGAACCGGTGAAATCACATTACTGCAAAGTGACGGTGATTTAACTGAAGAAGAATTTGCAAAAGCAATCGATTTAGCTATGGAAGGCTGTCGTCAGGTAAGTGAACTTCAAAAAGAAGCTTTAATGAAAAGGTATTCTACAGAATAGTGGGTGGATAATATGGATATAGTACCAGAAATTACAAGACAAAGTATTTATAATCTTGCCAAAAATGATAAAAGAGAAGATGGCAGACAATTAACTGAATATAGGGATATTACTATTGAAACTAATGTCATTTCTAAAGCTGAAGGTTCTGCTCGCGTAACTCTTGGTGGAACTCAGGTTATTGTAGGTATTAAACCACAACTTGGAAGCCCATTTCCAGATACTC from uncultured Methanobrevibacter sp. harbors:
- the rnp3 gene encoding ribonuclease P protein component 3 encodes the protein MFFDLNIKGSSLENNIDLACEASGYGWNHINFSYNQDDFKQAFEFKDELSEKLENTISFDYTLEIKSNNVSEIRKLSRKFRNRASCISVVGGDLKVNRNVLENIQIDVLSRPYLRRYDSGLNHVLAKEAVNNNVAIELCFKDVLKSYLAHRSKILSNFKDIYVLYRKFNFPLILSSRAESIFDIRTTADFTAFFTQTGLTSDEVYSSFKTAQNILEYNLERKNYILKGVRRVTDEA
- the psmA gene encoding archaeal proteasome endopeptidase complex subunit alpha, producing MQPLQNAGYDRAITVFSPDGRLFQVEYAREAVKRGTTSIGVKSSEGIILAVDKRTTSNLVEASSIEKIFKIDEHIGAATSGLVADARALVERARVEAQINKITYSEPIRVDSLSKKLCDMLQLYTQNGGVRPFGSALIIGGVYDGKCKLFETDPSGALIEYKATAIGSGRNAAMDIFEEKYHDDLTLDEAIGLALTAINDATDHDTTSNNVEIAVIKSDDGKYVKLSQEEVQKFIDEVLVEEEEEDEEESEEESEDSQEE
- a CDS encoding zinc ribbon domain-containing protein; amino-acid sequence: MKCDNCGFENKDTAKFCTKCGASFSEVKVPEETKSSGTNTKYIIVALVVVIIILVGSIAYFAGTMNSGTSDSNNAVQNNASQSVESAQDDGSQKTQSESTSTQSTSSSSSESKSWESIGSYSGSGSGSQTISVPAGQIMVKLSAYPIKNYATNHLYVTGSNGQSGGVDWGSHSDVETRSDSFSFTSSSTETFTIDYYETVSWEVEFYRYQ
- a CDS encoding Rpp14/Pop5 family protein; its protein translation is MKLKVLPPTLRKNNRYLTVDIKITSPISKDDLVGIIWDACVRFQGEANTANFNLWVMKFYKIDENEKYYNYKAIIRCQRDFVDDVRSALALANMFSGNRIAMTTIALSGTIKASQKYI
- the rrp4 gene encoding exosome complex RNA-binding protein Rrp4; translation: MIYVEDKDLVIPGQILADEEYYSGRGTFKEHGKVCSSLIGLVSLRNKKIRVIPLKSKYVPKKGDVVIGKINDVRFSMWDVDINSPYSGILPAFEVFGREKKELNKVYDVGDVLFLRVVDVDEIKKAKLGLKGRGMGKFKGGIIVDIAPTKVPRLIGKKGSMINMIKDKTKCKIVVGQNGLVWVKGDEDMEQLTKNIIHLIEAEAHTSGLTNKIKNKLCLAIDGELPPEEAPEEEEEFVLEKPKLQNFKEELEQEEREAQQKEAEEKEESEETKKEDKPNIAEVIEELKRKNNKDSTLSYGEKSNNSFILNNR
- a CDS encoding zinc ribbon domain-containing protein gives rise to the protein MALENYCKNCGHRIHFNEPYCPECGCKTPYFNNKDTPVLEIPVHDIGFFDFDIDFSPYINSSKKDFKYEICSCGYLNHVDNEYCYMCGAKRNHSKLERILKNKTKPKFSMDTVMCECGALNSSENIFCEMCGKQLKGSPVNNDENYSNFNLEFDDAVFCFCGEENEPFSQFCRNCGLPLVNYGRLNDVFILCTCSTINEITSDYCIGCGKNLNREDSVVLCICGEKNPSGTKFCHKCERPLNPQKTIKTRIICSCGEILDWDEDYCHNCGKNIKRTFMRKNSINNTVKSVKSLFR
- a CDS encoding zinc ribbon domain-containing protein; amino-acid sequence: MKSCDVCGTLNLRENNYCTHCGNKLIVEHICPNCGAPNPDNVAHCVKCGEQINPISIDDFDILFSDYNLNLLANAEISDYEYLDMVSKIFKRADYFEIYGDTIKNKILNFAGNFTECRTKSRGYERGFIFLGNCIYYDDRLDDSVQISTIIHELAHYFLFSIVENILCHIFRVKPSVTLQSFIWYFLTLPEFKVMNEFCAHTVEGRFVPFGYQNYGSYNLLVKKLEMDEDSLEWTVMFGNTFANEIIAYLEKYIDEDLRHEIKMQYRKDMAEPSYESILTESNDYLSLNIKNKTLLRVLYDVFLEASQDSRVIEELKGIKEGIELN
- the rrp41 gene encoding exosome complex exonuclease Rrp41, which produces MMSEMIRGDGRKYNELRPIKIEAGVLERADGSAYLEVGGNKILVAVYGPRESYIRRLLKPNTGVIRCRYNMAPFSVDDRKRPGPDRRSSEISKITADALRPALMLENYPRSMIDIYIEVIEAEGGTRCAGITAAAVALVDAGIPMKDIVVGCAAGKVNDEVVLDLSEIEDKEGQADVPIAMMPRTGEITLLQSDGDLTEEEFAKAIDLAMEGCRQVSELQKEALMKRYSTE
- a CDS encoding ribosome assembly factor SBDS, encoding MVNVDEAIIAKYEYCGEHFEILVDPDLAADFRNPDGPDVAIEDLLAVEEIFKDSKKGDKASDEAMNKIFETTDPIEVSKIILEKGTVQLTADQKRKMQEDKRKLVINKIAKEAINPQNGLPHPVQRIENACDEAKVKFDPFTSVDQQVQSALKAIKPLIPIRFEKVKVAVRLPGSAAGSAYSVIHGFGEIINEEWQQDGSWIGIIEMPGGLQNSFSAKMAEISGGEAETRTIK
- a CDS encoding winged helix-turn-helix domain-containing protein produces the protein MSNENDELLKLTSYVQISKYREKTLKSIGNDVKIPTHIAEDSGIRTNHISKVLTELKNKEIVECINEEARKGRLYRLTDTGKDVLKTIEERDEIKNKENKD